GGGTCACCCTGTTTTGTAATTTCATTGCTATGAGTTGTTGactgaaaataaaagaatgttTAAAAATGACAAATTCACATCGAAATGACCCAATAGCTGCAAGTGAGGCGGACgcatgtattactgtattaGGGTTGGACCGTGTTAGCTGCAAGTGAGGCGGACgcatgtattactgtattaGGGTTGGACCGTGTTAGCTGCGAGTGAGGCAAACGTGGTTCTTCTCTTGCTAATAGGATATTAGGAGGTCTTTTATTGGAACCTAACTTGAGAAAAACATTAGTTGGTGAGAAGGTTTGTACCTGTTATTCGCCAAACTGGTAAGAGAAAAAGTTGGAAGGCAAGTGTAGAACAATCTTGACAACAAGGTGAATGCATTGGTAAAACTGTAAAAAGTGTTGTTATTAAGTGTTTGGTAAAACTCGGTCTCACACCTATCGAGAGACTTGCCAACAGCGAAAGGCTCGAAATCAATGTACCCAGAATTGAAGAAATCCTGAAACAAGCTCAACATGGCGCACCAAATGTGCTTCGACTGCCTCCACCGTCGGATTGACTCCGACTTCTCCGGCAAACTCGTCTTCATCCACGGCCTCTCCGATTCTGCTTTCCCCTTCGGCTCAAACGCCGTCGTTCAGGTCCAAGTTCCATTGTttctccctccctctctccaAAGTTGAATCCTTTATATGATTTTGAATACTCAAATTCACTTGGGTCTTTGCAGTTGTTGAGTTCAAGTTCAGAAGCTGCTTCAGCTCCTCAGTTCCTACTCAAGTATCTACCTAGTCATCACCAGGATTGCTTGACCCAATTTGTGTAAGACCCTCTTCTAATTTTCAGCTTTAATCTCATTTTAACTGTTTAATTTAGAATAATTATGTTTAAGATGATAAGAATGAGTAGTATAGTATCACATTGTATGTGGAATAGTTGTGAATGCAAATCCTTGTCtagtatttatatatttaaggtTGAGAGAACctattcggttttttttttgtcttcttttCAGTAATGAGTATAGCCTGGGTGATGATGGTGGTGTAAGtcgagatgaagaagaagtcaGTTCTGAAATTTGTACTGATGAAAAGCCGGAATTGGGTTCTTTAAAGAGTTCAAAGTGTAACCATTCGAGTAGGTTTTCTTGCTCGAGGGTGATCAGTGCGTTGGCACCGCTTGCTGAAGTTGGCTATTCTTCAGGTTCCATTGAAGAGCTTGCTTCCAGCTTTTTGTCTGGGTCTATGGAAGAACATGTGCTGGACTCGCTTAGTCTCTTGATTGAATGGAAAGCTTCAGGAAGAGATAGTGTTAACTTTCTTAATTTACTTGGGGTACCATCATTTGATGAGAACCCGTTTCCTGGCTCCTTGAGGCATCCAAATATTGCTCCTATAATCGGGATGGTTAAGACACCTGGTTATGTTGATGTAGTTCATCCCAAAGCTCCGTATACTTTGGAAAACATTCTTCATTATAGCCCCGATGCGCTGAAGTCTGATTGGCATATAAGGTTTCTAGTATATCAGATTCTCTCGGCTCTAGCTTATATTCATGGTTTAGGAGTTGCTCATGGAAATATATGTCCGTCCAGTGTAATGCTTACTGAGTCATGCTGGTCATGGTTGTGTGTATGCGATAATCCTGGGGTAGGGATTAATTCAAGTTCAAGAGGTAATGGACATATGATTACTGTGCCAGAAAAAGTAGGTTGCTGTGTACCGGGTTGTCCTTCTCAAGGTCTTTATGCTGATTTGAAGCTTTCCCCATCTATAGACTGGCATCGGGACTTCAATCAATGGTGGAGGGGAGAGATTAGTAACTTCGAATATCTGCTCATCTTGAATAGATTAGCTGGGAGGAGGTGGGGTGATCACACATTTCATACAGTGATGCCATGGGTAATAGATTTTAGTACATTACCTGATGTGAATTCTGACACAGGGTGGCGGGATTTGAGCAAGAGTAAATGGAGGTTGGCGAAAGGCGATGAACAGTTGGACTTCACCTATTCAACATCAGAATTCCCACATCATGTTTCTGACGAATGTCTTTCTGAATTGGCTGTCTGCAGCTATAAAGCAAGGAGGTTGCCTTTGAGTGTTCTACGTATGGCTGTTCGCTCAGTCTATGAACCTAATGAATATCCTTCTACAATGCAAAGACTATATCAATGGACCCCTGATGAGTGCATTCCAGAGTTTTTCTGCGATCCCCAAGTATTCAGTTCAATACATGCTGGTATGATTGACTTGGCCGTACCTTCATGGGCAGATGGTCCTGAAGAATTTATCAGATTGCATTTTGAAGCGTTAGAAAGCGATAGGGTCTCTTGCCAACTTCATCACTGGATTGATATCACCTTTGGTTACAAGATGTCAGGCCAGGCAGCTGTTGCGGCGAAAAATGTAATGCTTCCTTTATCAGAGTCCACGATGCCAAGGTCCGTGGGACGCCGTCAGCTTTTTACTGAACCGCATCCTATGCGTCGAGGTGCAATACAGAAGCCGTGTAACAGCACCTATGAGTCAGCTTCTGGTCAAGGAAATATGAATGAATCAAGGAGCGAAAGTTCCGTCCTATCTGACACGGCTTATTTGCAAGTATTAGAAGATGCATCCGCCTTTTGCGAACATGCAATAGAATTGAGTGCCCTCTATGGTTACCATCTAGAATCTGGCGAGGACATTACTCCTGTAGAAGAACAATCAGGCGAGAATGTTAAGAAAAGCATACCTGGATCTTCTGACACTAAAAAACACCAGAATTTTCCATTACAAATTAATACAAATTTTCTTCTTGAGCATATTAAGGTGGAGGATGAAGTTTCCTCTGGATATCAAGAGCTATTGCTTTGGAGGCAGAAATCATCTTGTTTGGAGACATTTACTGAAGATGTTGCTCAGGACATATTTTCTATTGGTTGTCTCTTAGCAGAACTTCATTTGAGGAGGCCACTTTTCAATGCAGCCTCATTGCCCATGTACTTGGACAGCGGTCTCTTACCTGGACCAATGCATGAACTTCCTCCTCACACCAAATTACTCGTTGAAGCATGCATTCAAAAGGATTGCATGAGGTATTAGTTCTCATTTTCAAATATGGTACAATTTATTACTCGGAATTGTGAATAAAAACATGTCGATCTCAAACTCTATTTGTCTGTGGTTATATTAGGAGGCCATCAGCCAAGTCACTTTTGGAATCACCTTACTTTCCTTCTACGGTCAAGGCATCCTACTTGTTTCTTGCCCCACTCCATCTTCGGGCTAAAGATGGATCCTGCCTTCATTATGCTGCCAACTTCGCAAAGCAAGGAGTCCTCAAAGCAATGGGAACATTTGCAGCTGAAATGTGTGCTCCTTTCTGCTTGTCGCTTGTGGTGACTCCTCTGTCAGATACTGAAGCTGAATGGGCTTATACACTATTGAAAGAGTTTATTAAAAGTTTGACACCTAATGCAGTAAAGACAATAGTCTTGCCTGCAATCCAGAAGATTTTACAGGCTAGTTTTGGAGATTTATTTTGTTCACTTTTATGTGACTTTCCTTTGAACTTGTTGCTTATAGAGATCTTTGTTTCAGACTACAGGTTATTCACATTTAAAGGTTTCCATTCTGCAAGACTCATTTGTTCAAGAGATATGGAATCGGGTTGGTAAACAAGCATTTCTCGAAACCGTACATCCTCTTGTAATATTGAACTTGTCTGCTGCTGCTCATAAGAGTTCAGCAGCTGCTGCTTCTGTGCTGCTGCTTGGCTCATGTGAAGAGCTTGGTATACCTATTACCATTCATCAGGTTAAACTTCATCCCAAAATTTGTCTGTTATGACTTAATGGAATAAATGTTAAAATCGTCCATGTATCTTTCATAACACAGAGAAATGCACTTTTAACTGTGGGGTAATCATGCTAACCATCAGTCTTTCCGCAGACAATCTTGCCACTGATCCAGTGCTTTGGGAAAGGTCTTAGTACCGATGGCCTTGATGTGATGGTTCGAATTGGTATGCTTATTTTTAATAGCATACGATATGACCTTTGCTGGAATTCATgctctttttgtaagcctttaaaattttcaaaatccaGGTGGTCTATTGGGGGAAAGCTTCATTGTCAGACAAATGCTACCATTGCTAAAACATGTAGTTCGTTCGTGCATTGACATTTCACTAATGAATAAGCCTGAGCCTGTCCACAGCTGGAGTGCTTACGCCCTTATTGATTCTTTAACGACAATAGATGGTCTGGTTGCATTCTTACCAAGGGAAATGGTTGTAAAGGAGCTAATTGAAGTATGAATCTGATTCTcatttaaatgaaattttaaaacattggACTGATAGGAGTGTAATCCAAAGTAATCTAATCTCGTATTATGCAGGATAGAAGTTGCCTGCACATTCCTGTTCTTATGCAGACAAGTTTGGAATATAGAGTGGTTCAGGTGATGCTTGTGTATGCAACACAGTTTTTCAAAACATAACCCGCTACGAATTTACCCTCCATGCATCACATATTTGCCagtttgttttattttcagtCACGCTGAAATATCTCTGTTTTTTAGGTTGCCGCAACAACCCTAATGGCTATTTGTCAGCGGATAGGACCAGATTTGACATCATTGCATGTTTTGCCACAACTGAAGGAGCTATTCGACAAC
This is a stretch of genomic DNA from Argentina anserina chromosome 4, drPotAnse1.1, whole genome shotgun sequence. It encodes these proteins:
- the LOC126790535 gene encoding protein GFS12 isoform X2, whose product is MAHQMCFDCLHRRIDSDFSGKLVFIHGLSDSAFPFGSNAVVQLLSSSSEAASAPQFLLKYLPSHHQDCLTQFVNEYSLGDDGGVSRDEEEVSSEICTDEKPELGSLKSSKCNHSSRFSCSRVISALAPLAEVGYSSGSIEELASSFLSGSMEEHVLDSLSLLIEWKASGRDSVNFLNLLGVPSFDENPFPGSLRHPNIAPIIGMVKTPGYVDVVHPKAPYTLENILHYSPDALKSDWHIRFLVYQILSALAYIHGLGVAHGNICPSSVMLTESCWSWLCVCDNPGVGINSSSRGNGHMITVPEKVGCCVPGCPSQGLYADLKLSPSIDWHRDFNQWWRGEISNFEYLLILNRLAGRRWGDHTFHTVMPWVIDFSTLPDVNSDTGWRDLSKSKWRLAKGDEQLDFTYSTSEFPHHVSDECLSELAVCSYKARRLPLSVLRMAVRSVYEPNEYPSTMQRLYQWTPDECIPEFFCDPQVFSSIHAGMIDLAVPSWADGPEEFIRLHFEALESDRVSCQLHHWIDITFGYKMSGQAAVAAKNVMLPLSESTMPRSVGRRQLFTEPHPMRRGAIQKPCNSTYESASGQGNMNESRSESSVLSDTAYLQVLEDASAFCEHAIELSALYGYHLESGEDITPVEEQSGENVKKSIPGSSDTKKHQNFPLQINTNFLLEHIKVEDEVSSGYQELLLWRQKSSCLETFTEDVAQDIFSIGCLLAELHLRRPLFNAASLPMYLDSGLLPGPMHELPPHTKLLVEACIQKDCMRRPSAKSLLESPYFPSTVKASYLFLAPLHLRAKDGSCLHYAANFAKQGVLKAMGTFAAEMCAPFCLSLVVTPLSDTEAEWAYTLLKEFIKSLTPNAVKTIVLPAIQKILQTTGYSHLKVSILQDSFVQEIWNRVGKQAFLETVHPLVILNLSAAAHKSSAAAASVLLLGSCEELGIPITIHQTILPLIQCFGKGLSTDGLDVMVRIGGLLGESFIVRQMLPLLKHVVRSCIDISLMNKPEPVHSWSAYALIDSLTTIDGLVAFLPREMVVKELIEDRSCLHIPVLMQTSLEYRVVQVAATTLMAICQRIGPDLTSLHVLPQLKELFDNLAFSPETANASTSPGRKSKILKLKDGAVIESRMDLTLLLYPPFASLLGIEKLRQGCATWLLLERYLLRFHNWKWEHTGELSRSGSDTILNKRAYIKGSTPEYSPAKLLLNGVGWSIPQSQGTRSAKNLMPQKQFDAVHQGPTESHAAALNYKYEPWFWFPSPAASWDGPDFLGRAKDEHPWKIRASVIHSVRAHPGALRYLAVCPDEFTVFTAGIGAGFRGTVQKWELSRINCVSGYYGHEEVVNDICVLSSSGRVASCDGTIHVWNSRTGKLISVFSEPSVDSAHNASPPSSSSRANADQSNMLSSNTMSSGILTGAFDGSLYTSMHQTEFGDTLVAGTGNGSLRFIDVVRGQKLHLWRGDYLELGFPSIVSTICSCGSDKMQPDGVSSPSWIAAGMSSGHCRLFDARSGNVIVSWRAHDGYITKLAAPEDHLLVSSSLDKTLRIWDLRRNVPSQPTILRGHTDGVSSFSVWGQDVISIARNKIGLSSLSASLDDQAVTSQKLYMGDHGARNFSVLSSISILPFSRLFLVGTEDGYLRICC
- the LOC126790535 gene encoding protein GFS12 isoform X1, coding for MAHQMCFDCLHRRIDSDFSGKLVFIHGLSDSAFPFGSNAVVQLLSSSSEAASAPQFLLKYLPSHHQDCLTQFVNEYSLGDDGGVSRDEEEVSSEICTDEKPELGSLKSSKCNHSSRFSCSRVISALAPLAEVGYSSGSIEELASSFLSGSMEEHVLDSLSLLIEWKASGRDSVNFLNLLGVPSFDENPFPGSLRHPNIAPIIGMVKTPGYVDVVHPKAPYTLENILHYSPDALKSDWHIRFLVYQILSALAYIHGLGVAHGNICPSSVMLTESCWSWLCVCDNPGVGINSSSRGNGHMITVPEKVGCCVPGCPSQGLYADLKLSPSIDWHRDFNQWWRGEISNFEYLLILNRLAGRRWGDHTFHTVMPWVIDFSTLPDVNSDTGWRDLSKSKWRLAKGDEQLDFTYSTSEFPHHVSDECLSELAVCSYKARRLPLSVLRMAVRSVYEPNEYPSTMQRLYQWTPDECIPEFFCDPQVFSSIHAGMIDLAVPSWADGPEEFIRLHFEALESDRVSCQLHHWIDITFGYKMSGQAAVAAKNVMLPLSESTMPRSVGRRQLFTEPHPMRRGAIQKPCNSTYESASGQGNMNESRSESSVLSDTAYLQVLEDASAFCEHAIELSALYGYHLESGEDITPVEEQSGENVKKSIPGSSDTKKHQNFPLQINTNFLLEHIKVEDEVSSGYQELLLWRQKSSCLETFTEDVAQDIFSIGCLLAELHLRRPLFNAASLPMYLDSGLLPGPMHELPPHTKLLVEACIQKDCMRRPSAKSLLESPYFPSTVKASYLFLAPLHLRAKDGSCLHYAANFAKQGVLKAMGTFAAEMCAPFCLSLVVTPLSDTEAEWAYTLLKEFIKSLTPNAVKTIVLPAIQKILQTTGYSHLKVSILQDSFVQEIWNRVGKQAFLETVHPLVILNLSAAAHKSSAAAASVLLLGSCEELGIPITIHQTILPLIQCFGKGLSTDGLDVMVRIGGLLGESFIVRQMLPLLKHVVRSCIDISLMNKPEPVHSWSAYALIDSLTTIDGLVAFLPREMVVKELIEDRSCLHIPVLMQTSLEYRVVQVAATTLMAICQRIGPDLTSLHVLPQLKELFDNLAFSPETANASTSPGRKSKILKLKDGAVIESRMDLTLLLYPPFASLLGIEKLRQGCATWLLLERYLLRFHNWKWEHTGELSRSGSDTILNKRAYIKGSTPEYSPAKLLLNGVGWSIPQSQGTRSAKNLMPQKQFDAVHQGPTESHAAALNYKYEPWFWFPSPAASWDGPDFLGRAKDEHPWKIRASVIHSVRAHPGALRYLAVCPDEFTVFTAGIGAGFRGTVQKWELSRINCVSGYYGHEEVVNDICVLSSSGRVASCDGTIHVWNSRTGKLISVFSEPSVDSAHNASPPSSSSRANADQSNMLSSNTMSSGILTGAFDGSLYTSMHQTEFGDTLVAGTGNGSLRFIDVVRGQKLHLWRGDYLELGFPSIVSTICSCGSDKMQPDGVSSPSWIAAGMSSGHCRLFDARSGNVIVSWRAHDGYITKLAAPEDHLLVSSSLDKTLRIWDLRRNVPSQPTILRGHTDGVSSFSVWGQDVISIARNKIGLSSLSASLDDHGQQAVTSQKLYMGDHGARNFSVLSSISILPFSRLFLVGTEDGYLRICC
- the LOC126790535 gene encoding protein GFS12 isoform X4; amino-acid sequence: MAHQMCFDCLHRRIDSDFSGKLVFIHGLSDSAFPFGSNAVVQLLSSSSEAASAPQFLLKYLPSHHQDCLTQFVNEYSLGDDGGVSRDEEEVSSEICTDEKPELGSLKSSKCNHSSRFSCSRVISALAPLAEVGYSSGSIEELASSFLSGSMEEHVLDSLSLLIEWKASGRDSVNFLNLLGVPSFDENPFPGSLRHPNIAPIIGMVKTPGYVDVVHPKAPYTLENILHYSPDALKSDWHIRFLVYQILSALAYIHGLGVAHGNICPSSVMLTESCWSWLCVCDNPGVGINSSSRGNGHMITVPEKVGCCVPGCPSQGLYADLKLSPSIDWHRDFNQWWRGEISNFEYLLILNRLAGRRWGDHTFHTVMPWVIDFSTLPDVNSDTGWRDLSKSKWRLAKGDEQLDFTYSTSEFPHHVSDECLSELAVCSYKARRLPLSVLRMAVRSVYEPNEYPSTMQRLYQWTPDECIPEFFCDPQVFSSIHAGMIDLAVPSWADGPEEFIRLHFEALESDRVSCQLHHWIDITFGYKMSGQAAVAAKNVMLPLSESTMPRSVGRRQLFTEPHPMRRGAIQKPCNSTYESASGQGNMNESRSESSVLSDTAYLQVLEDASAFCEHAIELSALYGYHLESGEDITPVEEQSGENVKKSIPGSSDTKKHQNFPLQINTNFLLEHIKVEDEVSSGYQELLLWRQKSSCLETFTEDVAQDIFSIGCLLAELHLRRPLFNAASLPMYLDSGLLPGPMHELPPHTKLLVEACIQKDCMRRPSAKSLLESPYFPSTVKASYLFLAPLHLRAKDGSCLHYAANFAKQGVLKAMGTFAAEMCAPFCLSLVVTPLSDTEAEWAYTLLKEFIKSLTPNAVKTIVLPAIQKILQTTGYSHLKVSILQDSFVQEIWNRVGKQAFLETVHPLVILNLSAAAHKSSAAAASVLLLGSCEELGIPITIHQTILPLIQCFGKGLSTDGLDVMVRIGGLLGESFIVRQMLPLLKHVVRSCIDISLMNKPEPVHSWSAYALIDSLTTIDGLVAFLPREMVVKELIEDRSCLHIPVLMQTSLEYRVVQVAATTLMAICQRIGPDLTSLHVLPQLKELFDNLAFSPETANASTSPGRKSKILKLKDGAVIESRMDLTLLLYPPFASLLGIEKLRQGCATWLLLERYLLRFHNWKWEHTGELSRSGSDTILNKRAYIKGSTPEYSPAKLLLNGVGWSIPQSQGTRSAKNLMPQKQFDAVHQGPTESHAAALNYKYEPWFWFPSPAASWDGPDFLGRAKDEHPWKIRASVIHSVRAHPGALRYLAVCPDEFTVFTAGIGAGFRGTVQKWELSRINCVSGYYGHEEVVNDICVLSSSGRVASCDGTIHVWNSRTGKLISVFSEPSVDSAHNASPPSSSSRANADQSNMLSSNTMSSGILTGAFDGSLYTSMHQTEFGDTLVAGTGNGSLRFIDVVRGQKLHLWRGDYLELGFPSIVSTICSCGSDKMQPDGVSSPSWIAAGMSSGHCRLFDARSGNVIVSWRAHDGYITKLAAPEDHLLVSSSLDKTLRIWDLRRNVPSQPTILRGHTDGVSSFSVWGQDHGQQAVTSQKLYMGDHGARNFSVLSSISILPFSRLFLVGTEDGYLRICC
- the LOC126790535 gene encoding protein GFS12 isoform X3; translation: MAHQMCFDCLHRRIDSDFSGKLVFIHGLSDSAFPFGSNAVVQLLSSSSEAASAPQFLLKYLPSHHQDCLTQFVNEYSLGDDGGVSRDEEEVSSEICTDEKPELGSLKSSKCNHSSRFSCSRVISALAPLAEVGYSSGSIEELASSFLSGSMEEHVLDSLSLLIEWKASGRDSVNFLNLLGVPSFDENPFPGSLRHPNIAPIIGMVKTPGYVDVVHPKAPYTLENILHYSPDALKSDWHIRFLVYQILSALAYIHGLGVAHGNICPSSVMLTESCWSWLCVCDNPGVGINSSSRGNGHMITVPEKVGCCVPGCPSQGLYADLKLSPSIDWHRDFNQWWRGEISNFEYLLILNRLAGRRWGDHTFHTVMPWVIDFSTLPDVNSDTGWRDLSKSKWRLAKGDEQLDFTYSTSEFPHHVSDECLSELAVCSYKARRLPLSVLRMAVRSVYEPNEYPSTMQRLYQWTPDECIPEFFCDPQVFSSIHAGMIDLAVPSWADGPEEFIRLHFEALESDRVSCQLHHWIDITFGYKMSGQAAVAAKNVMLPLSESTMPRSVGRRQLFTEPHPMRRGAIQKPCNSTYESASGQGNMNESRSESSVLSDTAYLQVLEDASAFCEHAIELSALYGYHLESGEDITPVEEQSGENVKKSIPGSSDTKKHQNFPLQINTNFLLEHIKVEDEVSSGYQELLLWRQKSSCLETFTEDVAQDIFSIGCLLAELHLRRPLFNAASLPMYLDSGLLPGPMHELPPHTKLLVEACIQKDCMRRPSAKSLLESPYFPSTVKASYLFLAPLHLRAKDGSCLHYAANFAKQGVLKAMGTFAAEMCAPFCLSLVVTPLSDTEAEWAYTLLKEFIKSLTPNAVKTIVLPAIQKILQTTGYSHLKVSILQDSFVQEIWNRVGKQAFLETVHPLVILNLSAAAHKSSAAAASVLLLGSCEELGIPITIHQTILPLIQCFGKGLSTDGLDVMVRIGGLLGESFIVRQMLPLLKHVVRSCIDISLMNKPEPVHSWSAYALIDSLTTIDGLVAFLPREMVVKELIEDRSCLHIPVLMQTSLEYRVVQVAATTLMAICQRIGPDLTSLHVLPQLKELFDNLAFSPETANASTSPGRKSKILKLKDGAVIESRMDLTLLLYPPFASLLGIEKLRQGCATWLLLERYLLRFHNWKWEHTGELSRSGSDTILNKRAYIKGSTPEYSPAKLLLNGVGWSIPQSQGTRSAKNLMPQKQFDAVHQGPTESHAAALNYKYEPWFWFPSPAASWDGPDFLGRAKDEHPWKIRASVIHSVRAHPGALRYLAVCPDEFTVFTAGIGAGFRGTVQKWELSRINCVSGYYGHEEVVNDICVLSSSGRVASCDGTIHVWNSRTGKLISVFSEPSVDSAHNASPPSSSSRANADQSNMLSSNTMSSGILTGAFDGSLYTSMHQTEFGDTLVAGTGNGSLRFIDVVRGQKLHLWRGDYLELGFPSIVSTICSCGSDKMQPDGVSSPSWIAAGMSSGHCRLFDARSGNVIVSWRAHDGYITKLAAPEDHLLVSSSLDKTLRIWDLRRNVPSQPTILRGHTDGVSSFSVWGQDVISIARNKIGLSSLSASLDDAVTSQKLYMGDHGARNFSVLSSISILPFSRLFLVGTEDGYLRICC